Below is a genomic region from Candidatus Omnitrophota bacterium.
GCATCCTGGATTAATGGAGCGCAGGGCGCAATGTTTTGGAATTTATCAAAATCTAATACCCGATCATTTGAGCGAGCAAAAAAAGTAAGCGAGGAAGCATACCTAGCTTCAAAATGCTTAATGGAATCCGATTCGGGAATATCTGCTACTATAACAAGTACAAACGATGATGATTCTACGGCTCAGTTTATTTTAAGAAGGGATCCCAATTTTGTTCCTGGAACGCAATACAAAGATTGTTTGCTTTTAATGGTATGTAATAATTCTCAATATGCTACAAATGTTTGGATTCAATTTCCACAGAACCAAATAATTTCAACTGCTTTTGGAATAAACCAATCTTACAATTGGAGTTATACGATCGATACGAGCAATAACCGATTTGGTGTTGGATTAGCTCGTTCAAGTGCGAGAGCGTTTTTTATTTATATTGCAGCCGATTGATAATTGTTTAATAAGATTTTATCAGATATTCTAATAAATAGAAAATGGAGACAAAAATGAAATACAAAAATATATTCGCATTATTATTGGTTGTAAACTTTGCGGGATATGTGTTTTCTCTTTCCTCTAGCGCCCAAGATGTTTTTGAGGATCGAAATTTAGTCATTCAACAAATATCCCCCGCCGAAAGCAATATCGGAAGCTCTCGCCAAGAATCGCAAGCCGTTAACATCAACTATCGCGATCGCGTTTCCACATCGAATTATGATGGGTCTATTATTTTCTCAGGTTATCAACTTTATAAATTAAATTCCAATCGTGAGGCAATTCAAGAATCTCGCCGTTTATCACTATACAATAATGGATTAGCTCTTCAATTCATGAATCTGAATGATTCCGGCGATTTGCTGTTTTACGCTATAACAAATGGCGAGGCGATTACTTTTCATATTGTCGATTTGAATAATGAGGTTTTATATACTCAATATAAAATGGTTAAATTCGATTTATCGGATGGTATGACGAATTGCGCTATATCTTCATCTTTGGAAACGCTAGCCTTCACTTATTTATATGGCAGCGGAATAGACCGATTGTATGTCTTGACGCGCAAGGATAAGGAATTTTCTTCCTTGGCAGCCCTCGGCGAAGCCGATTTGGTATCCGATTTGTTCGTATCGTCGGCGGGAAACGCCATTTATTATAATGCGAAAATTTTTGAAGAGTTCGAATTGAACGGCAAACCGTCAGGCGATTATTTTTATTATAGTTTTGCCATATACCGCGATGGAGATGGGTGGACGAAGCCCGTCAAATTGACCGTTCCCAATGTGGAAAAGCCGATTATCGCCGATGTGGCGCAAGACGGAAATCTTTTGCTAATCAAAACCGGCAAAAAAGGAATCGCTTTAACGCGCAAAGATCAAAACGGATGGTCAGAGCCGGAATATTTGGATCAAGCCTATGATGGACGGGATCGATTTAAAATCTCGGAAAATGGCAAAGTGCTGGTTTACTTGATTGCGCGAAAACCCTATCCGGATTCGAGATCGGCGGAAATTACAAAATACGACATCGATCTTTTAATCGACAAATCCAAAGGGATCTACGAAAAGAAGAGACTAACGAAGGATAATGTAAGCACGTATGATGGCGGTTATTTATTGTCTCCCGATGGAAGCCGCTTATTCTGGCGTCCAATGGTTTGGCCTTCCGCCATCCAAGGATTTTTAAATCGATAAACAAAATAAGGCGGGCTGCATTTCGCTTGCAGCCCGCTTCTTACTTATCTGCATCGAATTATTCCATAATTATTGAAATGAACGGAAAAAGCATAGCATTATTTTCTCCTTGCGACAGCCCAAGAGCGGCGGTGGAGAGAAGGAAATTATACGATGGACAAGAGAAAATCTTCTTCATTCGGTTAATTGCGCGCCTTTTATTTTTTCTACGAGAGACGATAAGGATGGATTAATAGCGATGGCTCTTTCCCATAATTTTTGGGCGAGTTCAAGGCGGCCTTCGCTCCATTCCAGCGCGCCTAGATTGTAGTATGCCTCGCTGTAGGATGGATTCAGACGTATCGCTTGTTGAAAAGCCTGCCGCGCCGTCTTGTTGTTTTGGGACATCATGCCTTTGAGAAGATGAACTGGCGCAAATTCCGGCGCCATTTTCTCCGCTCGCACTAAATAAGCCCGCGCTTCCTGAATCTCCTTTCTGGAAAAATGAATGCGGGAGATTTGATAATACGCCCGGCCGATGCGGCTGTTGACGGCGCGGCGCGTATAGAAATGCTGCGCCGCCAGTTTGAAATGCTCCAAGGCGTCGTTTTGTTTTCCCTGCAAGTCGTACAACAAACCTAATTGATAATGCGCCGTACCGTAAGTTGGCAGCAATTCCAGGGCTTTATTATAGCAAGCCTCCGCCTCGGAAAAGCGCTGCGCTCTTTTCTCCTCATTCCCCCAATTCAGCCATACTTGAGGCAGATGGGGGTCCAATTCCAGCGCTTTTTTCCAGGATTGGAAGGCTTCCTCGCGGCGTCCCGCGTCCGCATAGGCGTTGCCCAGGCAAACGCGCGCCTTGGCCAGATTGGGCCGGGCGGCGGATGCGGATTCCCACAAGGCGATTTCATTGCGCCAATCGAATTCTCTATAAATTGTCCACGCAGAAAAAAATAGAACTATTGCGAATAAGCAGAATGCGGGCAGCCAGACCGTGCGCTGTTGAAAATAGCGTAAAAAACGTTCGCCCAATATAACAAAGATCAAACAGAATCCAGCGCAAGGAATATAAAGATACCGATCCGCCATTAAATAGCCCACCGGCAGCGCTCCCGATACCGGCGCCCAGGCGGCGAAAATCCATATCAGGCTGAAAAGAGCGTAGGGAACCGTCTTTCGAACGCGGATGGCGATGAAGAACCATCCCGCCATTAAAGCCGCGCCCGCCATCCAACGGGCATCGCTCCCTATTGTCACGGGAGGATAGGCGCGTTCGACCGTCAAATCCATCGGCCATAGGCAAAGCCGCAACGACTCGAAAAAAGTGGCGAAGGGCGTAAGGCAGGCGGAAAGAAGCGTATAGGTCACGTCCCGCGACGCCGGATCGTAAAAGACGCCTCGTTCCTGCGCCAAACCGATCGTCTCTAGGATTCCATAACTGAAGAACAAAAACAGAATCGTTAACAGCGCATGGGGAAAAATCAGCCGCAAGAAGCGCCCAAGACGAAACGGTTCATGGCTGGCTACGGCATACGCCCAATAAGAAGCCGCCAGTAAGACGGGGATAGAGACCGCCACTTGTTTCGACAAGAGCGCACACAGGCAAGCCAAAATAGACCCGCCGTAGATAATCCACCAACTTGTTTGGCTATCTTCACGCCGGAAAGCCGCATGGACGAAGAGAAAGCAGGACTGCAATTCGAAAAAGAGGCAAAGCAATTCCTTGCGGCCCGATATCCACGCCGCCGCCTCCACATTGATGGGATGGATGGAAAAAAGCAGCGCCGCCGCATAAGCGAGCCGCGAATTTACTCCCAATAAAAGCAGGAAATAATATAGAAGCAGAACGTTGGCGCCATGCCATAATAGATTCTGCAAATGGTAGCCCGCCGAATGCAGCCCCCAAAGCGCATGATCCAGCATATACGTGAATTCCCGTAATGGCCTGTCCCAGGAAAGAATCTCCTCCAGCGATGCCTCGCCGGTCAACGCGGGATTTTCCACAACCGTAATGGCGACGTCGTCATAGACGAAATCGCCAGGAAGGGAAAAAGAATAGACGATGGCGGTGATGAAAAGCAACAGATAGACTTTTCCTCGGGAAAAACAATCCGCCGTGCGTTGAAGCGGAAGTATGCGCTTGATGGAGCGAACGTTGTTCATGGGTAGGCTTCAATGCGAGAAGACCGTAAATAGAATAGCGTTATGATGGAATGGTTTCGGCCAATATTTTTTCCATATCAATATAGTCATACACAGGTTCGTCCGTAAAAAGGTCGCCGCTGATTTTATTCAGTTTTTCAATCGTCGCTTTGATGGCATGTTCCGATTGGTCAATCCCAATCCATTTTCTCCCGTTCATCTGCGCAGAGATTAATGTTGTCCCCGAACCGCAGAAGCAATCTAAAACAAGGCTCTGCGGGTTGGAAGAAGTGCGAATAATTAAATCCAACAATTCGTGATTTTTCTCTGTTGGATACATTGGATATTGTGGATCTTTATACTCCCAAACATCTTGAATTCTTTTGCCTTCTCTTTCGTCGGCATAAATGATCTTTCTTGGATTACCATTGGACGACCATTCGAGGAGTCCTTCTTGATCCCATTTTTCCAGCGTCTCGACATCAGTTCGCCAATGCCGGCCTTTAGGAGGCGGCATTCCTTTGAAAGGCTGATTGGATTTTCCATTTTCCGTTTCGCCTGGGGCGTGAATTGGAACGGTTGTATATCGTCTCCCTTGTTTGTCAATTTTATTAAACAGCTTGTCAATGTCTTTTTCCGTGTATTTTTCTCTTGGCTCGTTCCAAATCGGATTGGAAGATTTAGTATAAAAAAGGATAAGGTCTTTAACGTTACCATAGCCAATACGGTAAAAGTTTTTGGGATTGCATTTAATTCTAGTAATATCGTTTCTGAAATTTTCTATCCCAAAAATTTCATCCATCATTACTTTTACATAATGGCCGATTTTATAATCGATGTGCACATAAATCGAGCCTCGTTCGGACAGCAAATCTTTTAGCAAGACAAATCTTTCTCTTAAAAATCCAATAAAATCCTTGCCAATAAGTTTATCCGAATAGGCAATATCCCCATTTCTTGAATTGCTAATTGTAGAGGCTCTCCCGTCTGTAATGGTGAAATTACCGCCTGTTGCGAAGGGAGGATCAATATACACTAAGTCAATTTTACCTTTTAACTTTCTGTTTTGTAAAAGGTAGTTAAGCCCTTGAATGTTATCGCCTTTTATGAGTAAATTCGGCATCTGCTATTTTCCTGTATATATCCCTTATAGTTGATATAAAAATTCTCGCAAGACCAAAGCGCTCACGATATTGCAATCCTTATAAGTTTCAGTTATGGATTTATACATTTTGTTATGGCCGCGAATATAGAGAACTCCGTCAAAAATAGCAACTTGAATTGCGCGAACTCCTTCTGTTTTAATAGTGCTAATGGCGTCATTGAACTGCGCATTCTGATGTCCGCCAAAATCGGTAAGGAATTTTGCTTCTCCTATAATATATTTGCCGTTGAATCTTGCCACAAAATCAAGCCCTTTATTGCGATTATAACCTAATTTATTCCTTGCAAAATCCATCATCGCATTATCGCTTGCCTCTAAAATGGCGTCGTTATCGTTAGCAACGAAACCGGATAAATCGACAGGCGTAATGCCAAGCGATTTCTTTCTCAACCACTCTCGAAACATTGGACCAATCTGCCGATTGGTTTCTTTGGGTTCGCTGCATCTTTCGTAAATCTTATCCAGTCCCATCTCATAGAGTCTGCCGCAAATGCGATTTATAGTTCTTGGATTTCTGTCAATTGCAGAATTATCTCTTTTCAAGTAGGCAATATAACTATCCTTTATCGGAAATAAGGTAAGTTTTAATAGTTCTCTGATGAGAGCATCATTGTTTTTACGAATAAAGGATTTTTCGACATTGGCCCATATTTCTTCATTAATTTCTCTTATTCCTTCTGGAATTGTCGGATAAACTTGAAAAAGATCGTCTAGATATGACCTATTATTTGCATATTCAATGCTTAATTCAGTCCAGCGATTCATTCTTGCTTCCTAATCTTTCATGTTTATCACGGTTTCTTCGTCTCGTTGGGCTTAATCAATGCGGACGATGGGATCTTTCCCAACCAGCCGGGAATATTGGTTTTGGGGATGGGCGTGGGCAGGGGAGCATACGGTTTGTCCGGCAGGGTAAGGCGGGGAATCACGAACGGCGTCGTGTAGGAGATGACGGGCTTCGCGGCGGCGGGAATGAGATCCGTGGTCGATGGGGATATCGTCTCGCCGAGAGGTTTGGCCTCAAGCCCTGCTTCTTCCTTCACCGCCGACGGCAGCAGCCAACGACGGTCGAAGATATTCCCGATGGGCGCGGCGATATCGGGAATGACGGAGGCGGGGATCAACGCTTCTTTCGGCGGCGCGAGCGGGGGCGTCTCCTGCAGTTCGGGCGGGGGAAGATCGACCGGCTGCTGCGCCTCCGGCGGCGGGGATTCCAACTCGGTTTTCTTGCGGAGGTTTTCCTGTTCGATCAGCCAGGTTTGCAGATTTTGCAGGTTATTATGAATATTTACGGCGAGCGCTTTGCGCACTTCGGCTTCTTGCGGCGCAAAAGATTCTTCCGGCCTTTTCAGCATCTCCTTGAGGGAAGATAAATCGGTGGAAATAGGCGCAATAATTTCTTGCGGTTCCTTGTAAGCGGATAAAATCGCATCCGCCGTTTGCGCTAATTTCTTGAATTGCTTCGTTTCGTCTTTCAGTTGTTGCAGCGTCTCCTTTTGGCGGGCGATTTTGGCCAGTTCCGCCGC
It encodes:
- a CDS encoding tetratricopeptide repeat protein, whose product is MNNVRSIKRILPLQRTADCFSRGKVYLLLFITAIVYSFSLPGDFVYDDVAITVVENPALTGEASLEEILSWDRPLREFTYMLDHALWGLHSAGYHLQNLLWHGANVLLLYYFLLLLGVNSRLAYAAALLFSIHPINVEAAAWISGRKELLCLFFELQSCFLFVHAAFRREDSQTSWWIIYGGSILACLCALLSKQVAVSIPVLLAASYWAYAVASHEPFRLGRFLRLIFPHALLTILFLFFSYGILETIGLAQERGVFYDPASRDVTYTLLSACLTPFATFFESLRLCLWPMDLTVERAYPPVTIGSDARWMAGAALMAGWFFIAIRVRKTVPYALFSLIWIFAAWAPVSGALPVGYLMADRYLYIPCAGFCLIFVILGERFLRYFQQRTVWLPAFCLFAIVLFFSAWTIYREFDWRNEIALWESASAARPNLAKARVCLGNAYADAGRREEAFQSWKKALELDPHLPQVWLNWGNEEKRAQRFSEAEACYNKALELLPTYGTAHYQLGLLYDLQGKQNDALEHFKLAAQHFYTRRAVNSRIGRAYYQISRIHFSRKEIQEARAYLVRAEKMAPEFAPVHLLKGMMSQNNKTARQAFQQAIRLNPSYSEAYYNLGALEWSEGRLELAQKLWERAIAINPSLSSLVEKIKGAQLTE
- a CDS encoding site-specific DNA-methyltransferase, whose product is MPNLLIKGDNIQGLNYLLQNRKLKGKIDLVYIDPPFATGGNFTITDGRASTISNSRNGDIAYSDKLIGKDFIGFLRERFVLLKDLLSERGSIYVHIDYKIGHYVKVMMDEIFGIENFRNDITRIKCNPKNFYRIGYGNVKDLILFYTKSSNPIWNEPREKYTEKDIDKLFNKIDKQGRRYTTVPIHAPGETENGKSNQPFKGMPPPKGRHWRTDVETLEKWDQEGLLEWSSNGNPRKIIYADEREGKRIQDVWEYKDPQYPMYPTEKNHELLDLIIRTSSNPQSLVLDCFCGSGTTLISAQMNGRKWIGIDQSEHAIKATIEKLNKISGDLFTDEPVYDYIDMEKILAETIPS
- a CDS encoding restriction endonuclease, with amino-acid sequence MNRWTELSIEYANNRSYLDDLFQVYPTIPEGIREINEEIWANVEKSFIRKNNDALIRELLKLTLFPIKDSYIAYLKRDNSAIDRNPRTINRICGRLYEMGLDKIYERCSEPKETNRQIGPMFREWLRKKSLGITPVDLSGFVANDNDAILEASDNAMMDFARNKLGYNRNKGLDFVARFNGKYIIGEAKFLTDFGGHQNAQFNDAISTIKTEGVRAIQVAIFDGVLYIRGHNKMYKSITETYKDCNIVSALVLREFLYQL